A genomic stretch from Flavobacterium humidisoli includes:
- a CDS encoding aldehyde dehydrogenase, which produces MDFKSDIGYRKETLKKLLYNIQKSEDLIAKALYDDFKKPEFEAVLTETNYVISELKDTIKNLNKWAKPKRVFPSLLNFPSSDYVYKEPYGDVLIIAPWNYPFQLALCPLVAAVAAGNRVVLKPSELTPHTSAIIAKIIEKTFHVNHVEVFEGGVDVSNKLLAQRWDYIFFTGSVAVGKIIAKAAAENLTPVTLELGGKNPCIIDETANLKLAAKRIVWGKFINAGQTCIAPDYILIQKNMKVNFISYMIEEIIKAYGKKIDKSPDFARIINTKNWYRLTNMIQDEHILFGGESNASQLYIAPTLLEEPDLESAVMKEEIFGPILPILVYENEKDIENVVSRYEKPLSFYIFSENNSFAKKLISKYSFGGGCINDTVIHFSNNRLPFGGVGYSGIGAYHGKRSFDTFSHHKAIVKKGNWLDLPMRYAPYKDKLGPIKRILDWL; this is translated from the coding sequence ATGGACTTTAAAAGCGACATCGGATATCGAAAGGAAACTCTAAAAAAGTTATTGTATAATATTCAAAAAAGCGAAGATTTAATTGCAAAAGCTTTATATGATGACTTTAAAAAACCAGAGTTCGAAGCTGTTTTAACCGAAACTAATTACGTTATTTCGGAACTTAAGGATACAATTAAAAACCTGAACAAATGGGCAAAACCAAAACGTGTTTTTCCTTCTCTGCTTAATTTTCCCTCTTCCGATTATGTTTACAAAGAACCTTATGGAGATGTATTAATTATTGCTCCTTGGAACTATCCTTTTCAGCTTGCTTTATGTCCTCTCGTGGCTGCAGTTGCAGCAGGAAATAGAGTCGTTCTAAAACCATCTGAACTTACACCTCATACATCTGCCATAATTGCAAAAATTATAGAAAAAACATTTCACGTTAATCACGTAGAAGTTTTTGAAGGTGGTGTTGATGTTTCTAATAAATTATTGGCGCAACGCTGGGATTATATATTTTTTACAGGAAGCGTTGCTGTTGGTAAAATTATTGCCAAAGCGGCAGCAGAAAATTTAACCCCCGTAACTCTTGAACTAGGCGGAAAAAATCCTTGTATTATTGATGAAACAGCTAATTTAAAACTGGCAGCCAAACGAATTGTCTGGGGAAAATTTATCAATGCAGGACAAACTTGCATTGCACCCGACTATATTCTAATTCAGAAAAACATGAAAGTCAATTTCATTTCTTATATGATTGAAGAAATTATAAAAGCCTATGGAAAGAAAATTGACAAATCTCCTGATTTTGCACGAATTATAAATACAAAAAACTGGTATCGATTGACTAATATGATTCAAGATGAGCACATCTTGTTTGGTGGAGAAAGCAATGCTAGCCAACTTTATATTGCGCCTACTCTTCTTGAGGAACCAGATTTAGAGAGCGCCGTCATGAAAGAGGAGATCTTTGGTCCTATTTTACCAATTCTTGTTTACGAAAATGAAAAAGACATCGAAAATGTTGTGAGCCGTTATGAGAAACCTCTTTCATTTTACATTTTTAGCGAAAATAATTCATTTGCAAAGAAATTAATTTCAAAATACTCTTTCGGAGGCGGATGCATCAACGATACAGTTATTCATTTTTCTAACAATAGACTGCCTTTTGGCGGTGTCGGATATAGCGGAATTGGTGCTTATCATGGTAAACGAAGCTTCGACACATTTTCTCACCATAAAGCAATTGTCAAAAAAGGAAATTGGCTTGATTTGCCTATGCGCTACGCCCCTTACAAAGACAAATTGGGACCTATAAAACGAATTTTAGACTGGTTATAA
- the panB gene encoding 3-methyl-2-oxobutanoate hydroxymethyltransferase, with translation MSVAKKDYKRITTKSLIEMKSNGEKISMLTAYDYTMAKIVDTAGIDVILVGDSASNVMAGHETTLPITLDQMIYHASSVVRAVERGLVVVDLPFGSYQSDPKEALRSSIRIMKESGAHAVKLEGGKEIKESIKKILHAGIPVMGHLGLTPQSIYKFGTYSVRAKEEEEAEKLIEDAKMLEKVGCFAVVLEKIPAELAKKVAESISIPVIGIGAGGGVDGQVLVIHDMLGMNNEFSPRFLRRYLNLYDEMTKAIGQYAADVKASDFPNEKEQY, from the coding sequence ATGTCAGTAGCAAAAAAAGATTATAAAAGAATCACAACAAAGTCATTAATTGAAATGAAAAGCAACGGAGAGAAAATCTCTATGCTTACTGCGTATGATTATACAATGGCAAAAATTGTTGATACAGCTGGTATCGATGTAATTTTAGTTGGTGATTCGGCATCAAATGTAATGGCTGGTCACGAAACAACCTTGCCAATTACTTTAGATCAAATGATATATCATGCTTCTTCTGTAGTTCGCGCTGTAGAAAGAGGTTTAGTTGTAGTTGACTTGCCTTTTGGAAGTTACCAATCTGACCCAAAAGAAGCCTTACGTTCTTCTATCAGAATTATGAAAGAAAGTGGCGCTCATGCTGTAAAATTAGAAGGGGGAAAAGAAATTAAAGAATCCATTAAAAAAATATTACACGCTGGTATTCCTGTAATGGGGCACTTAGGTTTAACACCTCAATCTATCTACAAATTTGGAACTTACAGTGTTCGCGCAAAAGAAGAAGAAGAAGCTGAAAAACTTATTGAAGATGCCAAAATGCTTGAAAAAGTGGGATGTTTTGCTGTTGTTTTAGAAAAAATACCGGCAGAACTGGCTAAAAAAGTGGCCGAAAGCATTTCTATTCCAGTAATCGGAATTGGAGCTGGAGGCGGTGTTGACGGTCAGGTTTTAGTAATTCACGATATGTTGGGAATGAACAATGAATTCAGTCCTCGTTTCTTACGTCGTTACTTAAATCTTTACGACGAAATGACCAAAGCAATTGGCCAATATGCTGCAGATGTGAAGGCTAGCGATTTTCCGAACGAAAAGGAACAATACTAA
- a CDS encoding RluA family pseudouridine synthase, which yields MKIISDKNNLQILHEDNHIIVVNKRVGDIVQGDKTGDKPLSDVVKEYIKAKYNKPGDVFLGVIHRLDRPTTGIVVFARTSKALSRMNELFSNRETQKTYWAVVKNKPKEAKAKLVHYLKRNEKNNTSKAHLKEVPDSKLASLDYIIIKELQNYTALEINLHTGRHHQIRAQLSAIGSPIKGDLKYGADRSNPDGGIHLHARKLTFVHPVSKENITIIAPTPDDPIWNAV from the coding sequence ATGAAAATCATTTCAGACAAAAACAATCTCCAAATTCTTCACGAAGACAACCATATTATTGTGGTTAACAAACGTGTGGGTGATATTGTGCAAGGTGATAAAACGGGCGACAAACCTTTGTCTGATGTTGTGAAAGAATATATTAAAGCCAAATACAACAAACCAGGAGATGTTTTCTTGGGTGTTATTCATCGTCTAGACAGACCTACAACTGGAATTGTTGTTTTTGCTAGAACTAGCAAAGCTTTATCGCGTATGAATGAATTGTTCAGTAATCGCGAAACCCAAAAAACATATTGGGCTGTTGTTAAGAATAAACCAAAAGAAGCAAAAGCAAAATTGGTTCATTATTTAAAAAGGAACGAAAAAAACAACACTTCAAAAGCGCATTTAAAAGAAGTCCCAGATAGTAAATTGGCTAGTTTAGATTACATTATAATAAAAGAACTCCAAAATTATACCGCTCTGGAAATCAATTTGCATACGGGTCGTCATCATCAAATTCGCGCACAATTAAGTGCAATCGGATCACCAATTAAAGGAGATTTAAAATATGGCGCAGATCGAAGCAATCCCGATGGAGGAATCCATCTTCATGCGCGAAAACTAACTTTTGTTCATCCTGTTTCAAAAGAGAACATCACAATTATTGCTCCTACTCCAGACGATCCTATTTGGAATGCTGTATGA
- a CDS encoding L-serine ammonia-lyase, with protein sequence MEECISVFDMLKIGVGPSSSHTLGPWRAAERFLEELKEEAILDDITRVKVDLYGSLSLTGKGHATDLAVMLGLSGQDPEYIPVEDIAGIIKKIETTNEINLGNQKVIAFFFLQDIVFNKDFLPFHANGLKFTAYKSDDSEYESTFYSIGGGFVVKEERTNAKLKEVIKCAFPYPIQNAAELLNYTITENKSISEIVYENEISMRPEAEVNSELMRIWNTMLECMYIGCHSEGILPGGLHVRRRAFDMHQNLIGLSNYTDPQSWLEEIRKTEVKFRQILKWVSCFALAVNEVNASLGRVVTAPTNGSSGVIPAVLMYYMVIENHNAGEKEIKQFLMVAGEIGSIFKKGSTISAAMGGCQAEIGVSSSMAAAALCELMGGTPAQVLMAAEIAMEHHLGLTCDPIGGLVQIPCIERNTMGAIKAINAAELALETDSKNAKVPLDKVINTMWETAKDMNSKYKETSEGGLAIAVNMADC encoded by the coding sequence ATGGAAGAATGTATCTCTGTTTTTGATATGCTTAAAATTGGCGTTGGCCCTTCAAGCTCACACACTTTAGGTCCTTGGCGCGCTGCTGAACGCTTTCTAGAAGAACTGAAAGAAGAAGCAATTTTAGACGATATTACAAGGGTAAAAGTCGATTTATATGGCTCGCTTTCTTTAACTGGGAAAGGCCACGCAACAGATCTTGCGGTAATGCTAGGATTAAGCGGACAAGATCCTGAATATATTCCTGTTGAGGATATTGCAGGAATTATAAAAAAAATCGAAACCACAAATGAAATCAATTTGGGCAACCAAAAAGTGATTGCGTTCTTTTTTCTTCAAGACATTGTTTTCAACAAAGACTTTCTTCCGTTTCACGCAAACGGACTGAAATTTACGGCATACAAGTCTGATGATTCTGAATACGAATCGACTTTTTATTCTATCGGTGGTGGATTTGTGGTAAAAGAAGAACGTACCAATGCCAAACTGAAAGAAGTTATAAAATGCGCATTTCCTTACCCAATTCAGAACGCTGCTGAATTATTGAATTACACCATTACTGAAAACAAATCGATTTCTGAAATTGTATACGAAAATGAAATTTCGATGCGTCCAGAAGCCGAAGTGAATTCGGAATTAATGCGTATTTGGAATACGATGCTGGAATGTATGTACATTGGCTGTCATTCTGAAGGAATTCTTCCTGGCGGACTTCATGTTCGAAGAAGAGCTTTTGACATGCACCAAAACTTAATTGGATTATCTAATTACACTGACCCGCAAAGCTGGTTGGAAGAAATTAGAAAAACTGAAGTTAAATTTCGCCAGATCCTAAAATGGGTGAGCTGTTTTGCACTTGCCGTTAATGAAGTAAACGCTTCTTTAGGCCGCGTGGTTACGGCTCCTACCAACGGAAGTTCGGGTGTAATTCCTGCTGTTTTAATGTATTACATGGTAATTGAAAACCATAATGCAGGCGAAAAAGAAATCAAACAATTTTTGATGGTGGCCGGTGAAATTGGAAGTATCTTTAAAAAAGGTTCTACCATTTCCGCAGCAATGGGCGGATGTCAAGCTGAGATTGGCGTTTCGTCTTCAATGGCCGCAGCTGCTCTTTGCGAATTAATGGGCGGAACTCCCGCTCAAGTTCTTATGGCCGCTGAAATTGCCATGGAACATCACTTAGGTTTAACCTGCGACCCTATTGGCGGTTTAGTTCAGATTCCATGTATCGAAAGAAACACAATGGGGGCTATTAAAGCAATAAACGCTGCTGAATTAGCTTTAGAAACCGATTCTAAAAATGCTAAAGTTCCATTAGACAAAGTGATTAACACCATGTGGGAAACAGCAAAAGATATGAATTCAAAATACAAAGAAACTTCTGAGGGAGGTCTTGCAATTGCTGTAAACATGGCTGATTGTTAA
- a CDS encoding four helix bundle protein, translated as MHQFKELLIWKKSRSFCSKIYSITATFPSEEKFGIINQLRRAAVSIPSNIAEGSSRNSNKDFARFLEIAIGSAYEVETQLLISSDLGFINEENTSELIDLLEEITKMTSRFRATLL; from the coding sequence ATGCATCAATTTAAAGAGCTTTTGATTTGGAAAAAGAGCAGATCATTTTGTTCTAAAATTTATTCTATAACAGCCACATTTCCTAGTGAAGAAAAATTTGGAATAATTAATCAACTAAGAAGAGCTGCAGTATCAATTCCTTCTAATATTGCAGAGGGTTCTTCAAGAAATTCAAATAAAGATTTTGCTCGATTTTTAGAAATTGCTATTGGATCAGCATATGAAGTCGAAACACAACTTTTAATTTCATCTGATTTAGGATTTATAAATGAAGAAAATACATCTGAATTAATTGATTTATTGGAAGAAATCACTAAAATGACATCCCGATTTAGAGCTACATTATTATAA